In the Streptomyces sp. WMMC940 genome, CCCCGTGGCGGCAGGCGCCGAACTGCTCCCCTTGTCCTTCGCCGACCCTCCGTCGTCCCCGCCGCAGGCGGTGAGCGAAAGGGTCAGCGCTGTCGCGAGGAGAGCGGCGGTCGCCGCCCTGCGCGTGGTCACTCCGTGCCGGATACTCATGCGTGTCATTCCTTCTGCGTTCGTTTCGCGGTCAGTTCTCGGTCAGCCGGATGTCGAAGAGGTCCGGCCCGTCCGGCGGAGGGCCTTCGCCCACCAGCCAGGGAACCGTCGCCTTGCACGTCAACGTCCCCAGCGGCTTGGGGACCGGCTTGTAGAGGCATCGAGACGTGAGTTCGGCCGTGGCCTCGGCGGTCGCCTTCTTCGTCTCGGTCCCCGGCAGGACGGTGTCCCCGACCGGCTTATCCGTTTCGACCTCGACGGTGAAGGCCCAACCGCCGTTGAAGGCCGGGCTGCAGCCACCCGGTTTCACGACGGTGTCGTTCTGCTGCGCCATGGGGTAGGCCGCCTCGCAACCACGGAAGCTTCCGAACTGACCCAGATTGAAGATCGCCGTCAGAAGCGCCGGATTGGGGTTGCCCAGCAACTCCAGCTCGAACTGGTCACGAGATTGCTTGGCCGCCGCAAGCGCGGCGGCGTCGGCGCCGGTCTGCGCGCCATTGCGTGTGGCGCCGGCCTGGCCGACCGCGAAGAACGCAAGCGCGAGAAAGAGCAGGCTCGCTACCACCACCACATAGGCGGGGGCGACCTGCCCTTTCTCGCGGGAGCTGCGCAGCATCAGCCGCCCAGGATTTCGCCGACCCGCTGGGTCAGGCCGTCGGCGATCGTCTCCGCCACGCCCGAGCCCACCAGAGCCGCGATGATCAGCGCGACCAGCACGATCACACCCACGTACTCGACGGCACCCTGACCCTTGTCGCCGCGGCGCTGGATCGCCTCGGCGGTCGTCTTCGCCCAGCTGCCGATGTAGACGCGGGCGTTGGTCGCGGCCTTGAGAGTGATGTTCGACATGGTGTTCCCCTCCTGGTCCGGCCGGCCGCTTGCCGGCCGACTCGTACGAGCCCTCGGCGCCGCTCGCGCTTCCGGCTCCCTCCTGGCCGGTCTCGCTGGCGACATGAGAAACGTACGGGGGGAGATCACCCCTCGGCATGGGCCTCAGGGCCCAGCCGCGGGCCCATTCCAGGGATTGGGTCCTCGAACGTCCGGGCGTCCCGGCCGTACCCGCGGGTCCGGTCACGCCGATCGCGCTCGTCGTCCCGGTCGTGTCAGCCATGGCTCGCCGGCCCCCTTCGGGCCACACCGTGCCAGATGGCGATGGCCTCGCCCCGGCTGCCGGCGTTGAGCTTGGCGAAGATGCGGTTGATGTGGTTCTTGACGGTCTTCTGGCTGATGAAGCAGGTGGCGGCGATCTGCTGATTCGTCATGCCCGACGCGATCAGATCCATCACTTCCACCTCCCGTTGGCTCAGCTCGGTCAGCAACCCCCCGGAGCCCGGCCCCGGGGCGGCCCCGGAGGGGGCCGACCCTGCAGAAGAATGTGCCACATTCGCTTGCGAAAGCGAATAGGGTCCATCGAATTGTTGCGACATGGAACTACGTGCAACTGAGCCAACCTGCTGATTTGTTGATGATGTGTAGACAGATAACCGGCTCGTGTCGTGTGCGGTTGCAGACGTTTGGGGCTGGTGCCCCGGGTCGCCGAACGCCGTGCCCAGACCGTCCGGCAGGGGTGAGGCCGGCTGCTCCGGGGGCCCGGCGGTGTCACGCACCGCCGCGAGCAGGGCGCTGGAGGCCGAGGACGTGAACGAGGCCCGGCCCTCCTTGATGTCGCGGACCGCGGCGACGAGCTGGTCCGCCGTGAACTCGCCGTGGACCAGATAGCCGCCCGCGCCGCGGCGCAGGGCCTCGTGCACGATCTCGCTCTCGCGGCTGTAGGTCATCATCAGCACCGGCGCGAGGCGGACCAGGTGAGGAAGGGCGGAGATGCCGTCGACGACGGGCATGCGCACGTCGAGCAGAACGACGTCCGGCCGGTGCTGGACGGCCGCGTCGTAGGCCTGGCGTCCGTCGGCGGCCTCCGCGACGACATGGATGTCCCGGCGGCCCTGGAGCAGCACGGTCAGGCCGGCTCGTACGACCGGGTTGTCGTCGGCGACGACCACCCGGAGCGTCGGGGCTGAGGCGACGGGGGCGGGCAGGCCCGGGTAGTCATCGGACGCCGCCTCCGCCGGTCCGTGGGGAGCGGGGAAGGCGGACGGTCCGGAGGAATGGTCGGAGGTGAGCGGTGTGGCATGCGAGGACGTGTGCTGCGACATGTGCGGTTGCCGTGTCCACTGCTGCCCCGATGTACGGGAGATGTCGTCCGGCATGGTTGCGGCCTCCTCTCGGAGTGGGACGGTTGTCAGGGAAGGTCGGGCGCTCGGAACGGGGACGGTCGGCCGGTCGGCCGACGGATCGCGAACGCCGCTCAGTTCAGGAGCGGAGCCGCCCGCTGCTGTCTCGGAAGCCCGCCCAGTGGCGCCGGGGCGATGGCCGTCAGCGGAAGTTCGAGCCGTACCTCCGTCCCCCGTACGTGGCGTCCGCGCCCGATGCGGATACGGGCCCCGATGGACGCGGCGCGCTCGACCATGCCGACGAGGCCGAAGTGGCCCGCGCGGCGGAGGTCGTCGAGTGTCGTACCCGGCGGCAGCCCCCTGCCGTCGTCGTAGACGCTGACGCGCAGGACGTCGCCCACCACGCCGGCCGAGACGTCGAGGTACGTGGGCTGCCCGTGGCGGTGGGCGTTCTCCATGGCCTCCGAGGCGATGGTGAGCGCCTGGCGGGCGACGATCTGGGGCACGGCAGGTACGGGCGTCGGGCCGAGTCGGCGGAAGCGGGCCTCTACCTCGTGCCGCCGGGCGAAGTCCTCGGTGCGGGAGCTGAGTTCGGACAGTACGTCGACGCCGCCGTCGAGGCCTGACTGGCGCCGGAGGTCCGAGAGCAGCTCGCGGGACTCGGCGGCGGCCCGGCGCGCCGAGCGGGCGACGAGTTCCGCCTGGTGCTTGACGGTGAGCGGGTCCATGCGGTCCGCGGATCCGGCCAGGCCGTCCGCGGCCAGGGCCAGCCCGTGGAGTGTCTTGGCCACCGAGTCGTGCATCTCCCGTGCGAGGCGGGCGCGCTCCCCCTCCACCGCCTCGTTGACGGCGAGACGGGCGCGGGCCTCGGTGAGGGCCTGGGTGGCGGCGCCGAAGCCGAGCATCAGGTTCCGCAGGGTGCTCCCGACCGCTCCCGCGATGACGCACAGCCCGGGCAGCAGCAGATCGCCGAGCCCGGCGCTCACGTCCGGGTTGACGGCGAACGCGCCGCCGATGATGAGCGACTGGAGCACGGCGAAGACCGCCGCCCCGCGCCAGCCGTAGACCAGCCCGGCGAGCAGCGGGGTGCAGAGGGTGACGTACGCGAGGATCGACTCGGGTGAGGCGGTGGCCAGAAGCAACGCGCCGAACAACGAGTCGACCGCGAGGAGCGCGGGATGGCGGAGCAGGAACGGCCCGAAGCGTTCCCAGTCCCGCAGGGGGATGTACGACACCATGAAGGTCACGATCACGGCCGAGCCGACGAGCCACGTGCCGAGACCCGACCGGGTGTTGTCCAGGGCGAACGGCGTGGCCAGCGCGATCGTCGCCAGGCGGAAGCCGAAGACCTGACGGCAGAGGGCCTGGAGGGCGTTGACCTGGATGGGCAGCGACGGCACGTGCCGGGACGCCGCGGCGGCGGCCTGCGCCGGCGCTCCCCCGCCGATTCCGCCCCGGATCTCGCCGGCGGCCGGGCCGCGCGGGCCGTCGCCGGTCCCGCCGCGGGATCCTCCGGTGCTGCCGCCTCTTCCTGGGACGGGGATCCTCAGGCCCATGTGGGTCACCTCCTGTTCCGGTCGCTCGCGCCGTCGTGCCGGTGGTGCTCTGCCGGTGCGGTCTCGCCGTCGTGCTCGTGCCTGTACTCGTACCTGTACCTGTACCTGTACCTGTGCCTGTGCCTGTGCCTGTGCCTGTGCTGTGCCTGTGCTCTGCTCGTTCTCGTGCTCGTGCTCGTGCCACCGGTACGTTTCCGGGCCCCGGTGTCCAGCCGGACCCCCGTCTCGCAGGCCCGCTCAGGTGCCGCTCAGGATGTCGGCGAAGTCGACGCCGGACCCGTAGTAGAAGCTCATGACGATGAGGATCATGGTCGCGGGGAGCATGACCATCGTGACCACGAGCGTCGTCTTGGGGACGGCCTTGGCGGCGGAGCGCCTGGCGTTCTGCGCGTCCGTCCGCCGCATGTCCGTCGCGATCTGGATGAGCGTGTCGACGATGGGGGCGCCGAGCTCCTCTCCCTGCTGGAGCGCGGTGACGAACATCGACACCTGCTCGGACGAGTTCCGCTTGCGCAGTTGCTCGAACGCGTCGCGCCGGCTGACGCCCATGTCCATCTGGCGCAGGGTGATCCGCAGCTCGTCGGCCCACGGGCCCTTGTACTTCTCGGCGACCCGCTCCAGCGCCTGCCGGAAGCCGAGTCCC is a window encoding:
- a CDS encoding response regulator transcription factor; protein product: MPDDISRTSGQQWTRQPHMSQHTSSHATPLTSDHSSGPSAFPAPHGPAEAASDDYPGLPAPVASAPTLRVVVADDNPVVRAGLTVLLQGRRDIHVVAEAADGRQAYDAAVQHRPDVVLLDVRMPVVDGISALPHLVRLAPVLMMTYSRESEIVHEALRRGAGGYLVHGEFTADQLVAAVRDIKEGRASFTSSASSALLAAVRDTAGPPEQPASPLPDGLGTAFGDPGHQPQTSATAHDTSRLSVYTSSTNQQVGSVARSSMSQQFDGPYSLSQANVAHSSAGSAPSGAAPGPGSGGLLTELSQREVEVMDLIASGMTNQQIAATCFISQKTVKNHINRIFAKLNAGSRGEAIAIWHGVARRGPASHG
- a CDS encoding pilus assembly protein TadG-related protein, with the translated sequence MLRSSREKGQVAPAYVVVVASLLFLALAFFAVGQAGATRNGAQTGADAAALAAAKQSRDQFELELLGNPNPALLTAIFNLGQFGSFRGCEAAYPMAQQNDTVVKPGGCSPAFNGGWAFTVEVETDKPVGDTVLPGTETKKATAEATAELTSRCLYKPVPKPLGTLTCKATVPWLVGEGPPPDGPDLFDIRLTEN
- a CDS encoding sensor histidine kinase; this translates as MGLRIPVPGRGGSTGGSRGGTGDGPRGPAAGEIRGGIGGGAPAQAAAAASRHVPSLPIQVNALQALCRQVFGFRLATIALATPFALDNTRSGLGTWLVGSAVIVTFMVSYIPLRDWERFGPFLLRHPALLAVDSLFGALLLATASPESILAYVTLCTPLLAGLVYGWRGAAVFAVLQSLIIGGAFAVNPDVSAGLGDLLLPGLCVIAGAVGSTLRNLMLGFGAATQALTEARARLAVNEAVEGERARLAREMHDSVAKTLHGLALAADGLAGSADRMDPLTVKHQAELVARSARRAAAESRELLSDLRRQSGLDGGVDVLSELSSRTEDFARRHEVEARFRRLGPTPVPAVPQIVARQALTIASEAMENAHRHGQPTYLDVSAGVVGDVLRVSVYDDGRGLPPGTTLDDLRRAGHFGLVGMVERAASIGARIRIGRGRHVRGTEVRLELPLTAIAPAPLGGLPRQQRAAPLLN